A genomic region of Peromyscus eremicus chromosome 19, PerEre_H2_v1, whole genome shotgun sequence contains the following coding sequences:
- the Dctn4 gene encoding dynactin subunit 4 isoform X1, translating to MASLLQSERVLYLVQGEKKVRAPLSQLYFCRYCSELRSLECVSHEVDSHYCPSCLENMPSAEAKLKKNRCANCFDCPGCMHTLSTRATSISTQLPDDPAKTTMKKAYYLACGFCRWTSRDVGMADKSVASGGWQEPENPHTQRMNKLIEYYQQLAQKEKVERDRKKLARRRNYMPLAFSDKYSLGTRLQRPRAGASISTLAGLSLREGEDQKEVKIEPAQAVAEVEPLPEDYYTRPVNLTEVTTLQQRLLQPDFQPVSASQLYPRHKHLLIKRSLRCRKCEHNLSKPEFNPTSIKFKIQLVAVNYIPEVRIMSIPNLRYMKESQVLLTLTNPVENLTHVTLLECEEGDPDNINSTAKVVVPPKELVLAGKDAAAEYDELAEPQDFQDDPDIVAFRKANKVGIFIKVTPQREEGEVTVCFKMKHDFKNLAAPIRPMEESDQGTEVIWLTQHVELSFGPLLP from the exons ATGGCGTCCCTGCTGCAGTCGGAGAGGGTTCTCTATCTCGTCCAAGGAGAAAAGAAGGTTCGGGCCCCGCTCTCGCAGCTCTACTTCTGCCGCTACTGCAGCGAGCTGCGATCGCTGGAATGTGTGTCGCACGAG GTGGACTCACATTATTGTCCCAGCTGCTTAGAAAACATGCCATCAGCTGaagccaaattaaaaaagaatag ATGTGCCAActgctttgactgtcctggatgCATGCACACTCTTTCCACCCGGGCAACAAGCATCTCCACACAGCTTCCAGATGACCCAGCCAAAACCACCATGAAGAAAGCCTACTACTTGGCCTGTGGATTTTGTCGATGGACTTCTAGAGATGTGGGCATGGCAGACAAATCTGTAG CTAGTGGCGGTTGGCAAGAACCAGAAAATCCTCACACACAACGG ATGAATAAGTTGATTGAATATTACCAGCAGCTTGCTCAGAAGGAAAAGGTTGAACGAGATCGCAAGAAACTGGCACGGCGTAGAAACTATATGCCTTTGGCTTTCTCG GACAAGTACAGTCTCGGGACCAGGCTTCAGCGACCACGAGCTGGTGCATCCATTAGCACTCTTGCTGGACTTTC CCTTAGAGAAGGAGAAGACCAGAAGGAGGTAAAGATTGAGCCAGCTCAGGCCGTTGCTGAAGTGGAACCTCTGCCTGAAGACTATTACACACGGCCAGTGAACTTAACGGAAG TGACCACCCTTCAGCAGCGCCTCTTACAGCCTGACTTCCAGCCAGTCTCTGCTTCACAGCTCTATCCTCGACACAAGCACCTTCTAATCAAACGGTCTCTGCGCTGTCGG aaatgtGAACATAACTTGAGCAAGCCAGAATTTAATCCAACATCTATCAAATTCAAAATCCAGTTGGTTGCTGT CAACTATATTCCAGAAGTGAGAATCATGTCAATCCCCAACCTTCGCTACATGAAG GAGAGTCAGGTCCTCCTGACGCTTACAAATCCGGTAGAGAACCTCACCCATGTGACTCTGTTGGAGTGTGAAGAGGGGGACCCTGATAATATCAACAGCACTGCTAAG GTGGTGGTGCCTCCCAAAGAGCTTGTTTTAGCCGGCAAGGATGCAGCAGCAGAGTATGATGAGCTGGCAGAGCCCCAGGACTTTCAGGATGACCCTGA CATCGTAGCTTTCCGAAAAGCCAACAAAGTGGGCATCTTCATCAAAGTCACCCCACAGCGTGAGGAAGGTGAAGTGACCGTGTGCTTCAAGAtgaaacatgattttaaaaacctGGCTGCCCCCATCCGCCCGATGGAAGAAAGTGACCAGGGCACAGAGGTCATCTGGCTCACTCAGCATGTGGAACTGAGCTTTGGCCCTCTTCTTCCTTAA
- the Dctn4 gene encoding dynactin subunit 4 isoform X2: MPSAEAKLKKNRCANCFDCPGCMHTLSTRATSISTQLPDDPAKTTMKKAYYLACGFCRWTSRDVGMADKSVASGGWQEPENPHTQRMNKLIEYYQQLAQKEKVERDRKKLARRRNYMPLAFSDKYSLGTRLQRPRAGASISTLAGLSLREGEDQKEVKIEPAQAVAEVEPLPEDYYTRPVNLTEVTTLQQRLLQPDFQPVSASQLYPRHKHLLIKRSLRCRKCEHNLSKPEFNPTSIKFKIQLVAVNYIPEVRIMSIPNLRYMKESQVLLTLTNPVENLTHVTLLECEEGDPDNINSTAKVVVPPKELVLAGKDAAAEYDELAEPQDFQDDPDIVAFRKANKVGIFIKVTPQREEGEVTVCFKMKHDFKNLAAPIRPMEESDQGTEVIWLTQHVELSFGPLLP; the protein is encoded by the exons ATGCCATCAGCTGaagccaaattaaaaaagaatag ATGTGCCAActgctttgactgtcctggatgCATGCACACTCTTTCCACCCGGGCAACAAGCATCTCCACACAGCTTCCAGATGACCCAGCCAAAACCACCATGAAGAAAGCCTACTACTTGGCCTGTGGATTTTGTCGATGGACTTCTAGAGATGTGGGCATGGCAGACAAATCTGTAG CTAGTGGCGGTTGGCAAGAACCAGAAAATCCTCACACACAACGG ATGAATAAGTTGATTGAATATTACCAGCAGCTTGCTCAGAAGGAAAAGGTTGAACGAGATCGCAAGAAACTGGCACGGCGTAGAAACTATATGCCTTTGGCTTTCTCG GACAAGTACAGTCTCGGGACCAGGCTTCAGCGACCACGAGCTGGTGCATCCATTAGCACTCTTGCTGGACTTTC CCTTAGAGAAGGAGAAGACCAGAAGGAGGTAAAGATTGAGCCAGCTCAGGCCGTTGCTGAAGTGGAACCTCTGCCTGAAGACTATTACACACGGCCAGTGAACTTAACGGAAG TGACCACCCTTCAGCAGCGCCTCTTACAGCCTGACTTCCAGCCAGTCTCTGCTTCACAGCTCTATCCTCGACACAAGCACCTTCTAATCAAACGGTCTCTGCGCTGTCGG aaatgtGAACATAACTTGAGCAAGCCAGAATTTAATCCAACATCTATCAAATTCAAAATCCAGTTGGTTGCTGT CAACTATATTCCAGAAGTGAGAATCATGTCAATCCCCAACCTTCGCTACATGAAG GAGAGTCAGGTCCTCCTGACGCTTACAAATCCGGTAGAGAACCTCACCCATGTGACTCTGTTGGAGTGTGAAGAGGGGGACCCTGATAATATCAACAGCACTGCTAAG GTGGTGGTGCCTCCCAAAGAGCTTGTTTTAGCCGGCAAGGATGCAGCAGCAGAGTATGATGAGCTGGCAGAGCCCCAGGACTTTCAGGATGACCCTGA CATCGTAGCTTTCCGAAAAGCCAACAAAGTGGGCATCTTCATCAAAGTCACCCCACAGCGTGAGGAAGGTGAAGTGACCGTGTGCTTCAAGAtgaaacatgattttaaaaacctGGCTGCCCCCATCCGCCCGATGGAAGAAAGTGACCAGGGCACAGAGGTCATCTGGCTCACTCAGCATGTGGAACTGAGCTTTGGCCCTCTTCTTCCTTAA